Proteins from a genomic interval of Ramlibacter algicola:
- a CDS encoding HlyD family type I secretion periplasmic adaptor subunit: MSAAVLDGGQDPILAPQFDEARRLARRGSLVLALGLLPLLGWLAFAPLSSAVIAQAHVKVDLDRRSVQHAEGGIVREVKVRDGQRVKQGEPLLVLGDVGVDADVNRLGLRQFTEQAGIARLEAEQAGAGTPVFPADLVQAGTTDSRVAEQIVKERALFNARRDALRGQTALLRSQGDKISREIASLKAQIEQARSSMGHQRAELERNRQLLKDGFISGARISQLEATVADYGVKLEERHSELARAEQRMVDVELRLKGLESDYRQQASDQLKVAAVRLSEIQQELRKSTDASRRQVIVAPVAGEVMNLRYPSPGSVISPREPVADIVPADPRLVVEAQIRPEDINRVRHGQVARMRLTAFNTLTTPMVEGKVFYVSADRNVDRTTQQPYYVVLVEADPASLQEAGRLTLQAGMPAEVFIRGEDRTPLQYLLEPVTLLLSRAGRER, from the coding sequence ATGAGCGCCGCAGTGCTGGATGGCGGCCAGGACCCGATCCTGGCGCCGCAATTCGACGAAGCGCGCCGGCTGGCCCGGCGCGGCTCGCTGGTCCTGGCGCTGGGCCTGTTGCCGCTGCTCGGCTGGTTGGCGTTCGCGCCGCTGTCTTCGGCGGTCATCGCACAGGCGCACGTGAAGGTCGACCTGGACCGGCGCAGCGTGCAGCACGCCGAGGGCGGGATCGTGCGGGAAGTGAAGGTCCGGGACGGACAGCGGGTGAAGCAGGGCGAACCGCTGCTGGTGCTGGGCGACGTGGGCGTGGATGCCGACGTCAACCGCCTCGGCTTGCGGCAGTTCACCGAGCAGGCCGGCATCGCGCGGCTGGAAGCGGAGCAAGCCGGCGCCGGGACGCCGGTGTTTCCTGCCGACCTTGTCCAGGCAGGCACGACCGATTCGCGCGTGGCAGAGCAGATCGTCAAGGAACGCGCGCTTTTCAACGCGCGGCGGGACGCCCTGCGCGGCCAGACCGCCCTGCTGCGCAGCCAGGGCGACAAGATCTCGCGGGAGATCGCCTCGCTCAAGGCGCAGATCGAGCAGGCCAGGTCGTCCATGGGCCACCAGCGTGCGGAACTGGAGCGCAATCGCCAGTTGCTCAAGGACGGCTTCATCTCCGGTGCCCGGATTTCGCAGCTGGAAGCCACTGTCGCTGACTACGGGGTGAAGCTCGAGGAGCGCCATTCCGAGTTGGCGCGGGCCGAGCAGCGCATGGTGGACGTCGAGCTGCGGCTGAAGGGGCTGGAAAGCGATTACCGCCAGCAGGCGAGCGACCAACTGAAAGTCGCGGCCGTGCGGCTGTCCGAAATCCAGCAGGAACTGCGCAAGTCGACCGACGCGTCCAGGCGCCAGGTGATCGTGGCTCCGGTGGCGGGCGAGGTGATGAACCTGCGTTACCCGAGTCCCGGCAGCGTCATCAGCCCGCGCGAGCCCGTCGCGGACATCGTGCCAGCCGATCCGCGCCTCGTCGTGGAAGCGCAGATCCGCCCCGAGGACATCAACCGTGTGCGCCACGGTCAGGTGGCCCGGATGCGGCTGACCGCGTTCAACACGTTGACGACGCCCATGGTGGAGGGCAAGGTCTTCTACGTCTCCGCCGACCGCAATGTCGACCGCACCACCCAGCAGCCTTACTACGTGGTCCTGGTCGAAGCGGATCCTGCTTCGCTGCAGGAGGCCGGGCGACTGACCTTGCAGGCGGGCATGCCGGCCGAGGTGTTCATCCGGGGCGAGGACCGAACCCCGCTGCAGTACCTGCTGGAGCCCGTGACCCTCCTACTCAGTCGCGCGGGACGCGAACGGTGA
- a CDS encoding type I secretion system permease/ATPase produces the protein MHSLLRLLKQPLLHVAGFSFCINLLLLIPAIFMLQVFDRVLVSRSTDTLVVLMLGAGIGLLILFALDQVRSRLQAVAGNIVSEALSPIVTKLMVAQGAQRGGRGPSEGLRDVNTLKMLFSAHGLLALFDAPWLVVYVALIWVAHAWLGWTALAAAVLMLVLAVVNDKVTRREIEALQKSGAGATRYLETSLANAEVAHTLGMTDSLIARWRAKSGEVVQLQGPTARKIAAMAALTRTLRQAVQIVMLAVGAWLVITVQASPGVTIACTILLGRALSPVEQIVGSWKLLAEGRAAFRRLADLLDAAAQEPPRMPLPAPRGELLAHNLVYRAPNSERVLLAGVSLQLAAGESLAIIGPSGAGKSTLLRLLTGVWQPTAGVVRLDGSDMSQWPREHVGTWLGYVPQDVELFPGTVAENIARLGEVAADAVVEAAQRAGVHEMIQALPQGYDTYVEPTSALLSPGQRQRIALARALYGAPRLLILDEPNSNLDGAGEHALAEALKALRGQVSVVVVTHRTTLVQHVDKMLVIEAGKTVHYGATGEVLKAMQARAQMPSGNNVVAMPIPAGAVGRGA, from the coding sequence ATGCATTCCCTGCTCCGACTCCTCAAGCAACCGCTGCTGCACGTGGCGGGCTTCTCCTTCTGCATCAACCTGCTCCTGCTGATCCCCGCGATCTTCATGCTGCAGGTGTTCGACCGGGTCCTGGTCAGCCGAAGCACCGACACGCTCGTGGTGCTGATGCTCGGCGCGGGCATCGGCTTGCTGATCCTGTTTGCACTCGACCAGGTTCGCTCGCGTCTGCAGGCCGTGGCCGGCAACATCGTCTCCGAGGCGCTTTCACCGATCGTCACCAAGCTCATGGTGGCCCAGGGAGCGCAGCGGGGCGGGCGCGGCCCGAGCGAGGGCTTGCGCGACGTCAACACCCTCAAGATGCTGTTCTCCGCGCACGGGCTCCTGGCCCTGTTCGATGCACCCTGGCTGGTGGTGTACGTGGCCCTGATCTGGGTCGCGCATGCCTGGCTCGGATGGACGGCCCTGGCCGCCGCGGTCCTGATGCTGGTGCTGGCGGTCGTGAACGACAAGGTCACGCGGCGGGAGATCGAAGCCCTGCAGAAGTCCGGGGCCGGCGCGACGCGCTACCTGGAAACCTCGCTGGCCAACGCGGAGGTCGCGCACACCCTCGGCATGACCGACAGCCTGATCGCGCGCTGGCGCGCCAAGAGCGGAGAAGTGGTCCAGCTCCAGGGGCCGACCGCCCGCAAGATCGCGGCGATGGCGGCCCTGACCCGCACGCTGCGCCAGGCCGTGCAGATCGTCATGCTGGCCGTCGGGGCGTGGCTGGTCATCACCGTCCAGGCCTCGCCGGGCGTGACCATCGCCTGCACCATCCTGCTCGGCCGCGCGCTGTCCCCGGTGGAACAGATCGTCGGGAGCTGGAAGCTGCTGGCGGAAGGCCGCGCCGCGTTCCGCCGCCTGGCCGATCTTCTGGACGCGGCAGCGCAAGAGCCGCCACGCATGCCGCTTCCAGCCCCGCGCGGGGAGCTGCTGGCCCACAACCTGGTGTACCGTGCGCCGAACTCCGAACGCGTGCTGCTGGCCGGGGTCTCGCTGCAACTCGCCGCCGGCGAATCGTTGGCCATCATCGGGCCCAGTGGCGCCGGCAAGTCGACCCTGCTGCGCCTGCTCACGGGCGTATGGCAGCCCACGGCCGGCGTCGTTCGCCTCGATGGCTCGGACATGTCCCAATGGCCGCGTGAGCACGTGGGTACCTGGCTGGGCTACGTGCCGCAGGACGTCGAGCTCTTCCCCGGCACCGTGGCGGAAAACATTGCCCGGCTGGGCGAAGTCGCGGCGGACGCGGTGGTGGAGGCCGCGCAGCGCGCCGGTGTGCACGAGATGATCCAGGCGCTGCCGCAGGGCTACGACACCTACGTCGAACCCACGTCCGCGCTGCTGTCACCGGGCCAGCGCCAGCGCATCGCGCTCGCCCGAGCGCTCTACGGCGCTCCGCGCCTGCTGATCCTGGACGAGCCCAACTCGAACCTGGACGGCGCCGGCGAACATGCGTTGGCCGAGGCGCTGAAGGCGCTGCGCGGGCAGGTGAGCGTCGTGGTGGTCACGCATCGCACGACGCTGGTCCAGCACGTCGACAAGATGCTGGTCATCGAAGCGGGCAAGACCGTCCACTACGGAGCGACGGGGGAGGTGCTCAAGGCCATGCAGGCCAGGGCGCAAATGCCGTCCGGCAACAACGTGGTGGCCATGCCGATCCCGGCCGGCGCCGTGGGGAGGGGAGCATGA
- a CDS encoding VCBS domain-containing protein produces MPINPISFANTPQAGDDSYAFLEDQLSAGNVLVLDVMANDLGGKAKTLYSIDNGDVLADLLTRDPGLVTAWESTAEGNLIRINAGKIEYKLGAGVDLNALDQGDAYLDSFRYAIQMANGAVSWATVNLNLQGQNDGPSAKADSATTTEDHAVTIDVLANDVDADASHSFTLLSVTAPDGRGSANIVDGKVVFDPGTAFNQLAVGETTTVALTYVMQDEHGAQSNSTVTVTITGTNDGPTAVADTSSTDEDNSVTVNVLANDTDPDTSDSLTVTAASVATGLGSATTDGAGVTFNPGTAYNYLAVGETADVVVSYAISDGQGGTSNSNVAITITGTNDGPTAVADTSSTDEDNSVTVNVLANDTDPDTSDSLTVTSASVTTGLGSATTDGASVTFNPGSAYNYLADGESADVVVSYSISDGHGGTSNSNVAITITGTNDGPTAVADTSSTDEDNSVTVNVVANDTDPDTSDSLTVTSASVTTGLGSATTDGAGVTYNPGTAYNYLADGESADVVVSYSISDGHGGTSNSNVAITVTGTNDEVLVSASSVTAGTVFEDTPAGHVASGAIDFSDVDLSDTHQAAFVAAAGNTTALGTFALGAVSEAADAATGSVRWTYTLDDTSAQSLAANQSVTETYTVTLDDQNGDTTTQDVTVTITGTNDEVLVSGAVDTGAVAEDGTASASGTVNFTDVDLTDVHLVTSAQTSSDYTASMGTFTAEKTADTTGSGTGGVVSWSYAIDNDAAQALANGQAVHEVHTITVNDQNGDTTTQDVTVTITGVNDDVLVSGAVATGAVAEDGTASASGSMNFTDADLTDVHLVTSAQTSSDYAASMGTFTAEKTADTTGSGTGGVVSWSYAIDNDAAQALANGQAVHEVHTITVNDQNGDTTTQDVTVTITGTNDEVLVSGAVATGAVEENGTAQAVGTVNFTDVDLADDHVVTSAVLSSSYGTPLGTFTTLETSDTTGTGTGGVVNWTYDIDNTAAHQLAYGQVATEVHRITIDDQSGDTVTQDVTITVTGTSLPTASVAVAPASVQEDGATNLAYTVTLDHASAFDTTVNYTMGGTATAGSDYAAPTGSIVIAAGDTTGTIRIDPTADGTYEADETVVLTLTGGSTNSQAIGLSATNASATGTITNDDAVPTASVAVAPASVLEDGATNLTYTVSLDHASAFDTTVNYAMGGTATSGTDYAAPTGSIVIAAGDTTGTITIDPAADTTYEANETVVLALTGGSTNSQAIGLSATNASATGTITNDDAVPTASVAVSPASVLEDGATNLTYTVTLDHASAFATTVNYTTGGTATSGTDYAAPTGSIVIAAGDTTGTVTIDPTADTTYEANETVVLSLTGGSTNSQAIGISATNSSATGTITNDDAVPTASVTIPPPNAVTEDGATNLTYNVTLDHASAFATTVNYTMGGTATSGTDYAAPTGSIVIAAGNTTGTVTIDPTADTTYEANETVVLALTGGTTNSQAIGLSGTNSSATGTITNDDAVPTASVAVSPASMNEDASGVMTYTVSLNRASAFATTVNFTLSGTATNPGDYTPSTTGSVVIAAGATSATVTVDPTVDTVVEPNETVVMTLTGGTTNGQAISLGTAVATGTILNDDVADTTPPTLDMTANPPNVPSGNTTTVTFQFSEAVSGFTFADVTINSGTATAANFTKVDADTYTLLVTRNAGGNSPLTVSVASGSYTDLAGNLGGGASVEVRRDPSNNLTATTVNLAFAALAMQDDLLVPTGDQPIATDSTTSDGESPDSMTALLGVQAEDPSASSSVWNEQPSSADTAALALASEAPLPPPGPVDIVGANALDATAAETALPAPVVSPESGAATQVATSDNSHNIIIGDATGITGVSIADKGLPASSTTSEDSASGTTTAASEADAQDPGAPVVVADAQPDSVETGTSTPATDADLPAGSATSSSGGAETSPTAPQPPLQASDASLQPQDAARVATPDSSPEVIGNDAASSTPVVDASSTLPGDQSVDDQATGVNSGTATATGAGPAPVSDAGATPATNPEVPLSGIASASTGSADSADHADAVPLASGSSPETLTGEPPVTSTPAPAPSVAPTGASDGASDPPVAQAGALLPSGAPVAPAGSPTSAASLESGTSTIAIEAGLPPSPAPDSGVATSAPAAAVSVPVSDASLSQDGAQVTTPESSSNVIGIDTATPVVAASPGSTVPAGDQTTTANTGTVEASGSATVAVDPSGTGGIGSTDATVATGGASIASSTDGTAGTSSTSSTGTASADATSTVSGTTGTAAASDGAPTAQVSLGNAAGQAASNEQVAAPKDAPVAAAAPDTAPTTPGTGAAVNTAGSTDDVIAGTSGADFLTGGAGSDTFVWHAGELGAVDTITDFTAGEHGDVLAIGALLNGYSAGSDLSQFVHVTESAGGTMVSIDPTGHGEFHDLVLLQGVTGVDPGTLMGHITPYPLA; encoded by the coding sequence AACACGCCGCAAGCCGGTGACGACAGCTATGCCTTCCTGGAGGACCAGCTCAGCGCCGGCAACGTCCTCGTGCTGGACGTCATGGCCAACGACTTGGGCGGCAAGGCCAAGACCCTCTATTCGATCGACAACGGCGATGTCCTGGCGGACCTGCTGACGCGCGACCCCGGCCTGGTGACCGCGTGGGAGTCCACGGCGGAGGGCAACCTCATTCGGATCAACGCTGGAAAGATCGAATACAAGCTCGGGGCCGGCGTGGACCTGAACGCCCTGGACCAGGGTGACGCGTACCTGGATAGCTTCCGCTACGCGATCCAGATGGCAAACGGCGCTGTCAGCTGGGCCACCGTCAACCTGAACCTCCAGGGGCAGAACGACGGGCCGAGCGCGAAGGCCGACTCCGCCACGACCACGGAGGATCACGCGGTGACCATCGACGTGCTGGCCAACGACGTCGATGCGGATGCGAGTCACAGCTTCACCCTGCTGTCCGTCACGGCGCCGGACGGCCGGGGCTCGGCGAACATCGTGGATGGCAAGGTCGTCTTCGACCCGGGCACGGCTTTCAACCAACTTGCGGTGGGCGAGACGACCACGGTGGCGCTCACCTACGTCATGCAGGACGAGCACGGGGCGCAATCGAACTCGACCGTGACGGTCACCATCACCGGCACCAACGACGGTCCCACGGCCGTGGCCGACACCAGCTCGACGGACGAGGACAACAGCGTCACCGTCAACGTGCTCGCCAACGACACCGACCCGGACACCAGCGACTCGCTGACCGTGACGGCCGCCAGCGTGGCGACCGGCCTGGGCAGCGCGACGACCGACGGGGCCGGCGTCACCTTCAACCCCGGTACTGCGTACAACTACCTCGCTGTGGGCGAGACCGCGGACGTCGTCGTTAGCTACGCCATCAGCGACGGTCAAGGTGGCACCAGCAACTCGAACGTCGCAATCACGATCACCGGCACCAACGACGGCCCCACGGCCGTGGCCGATACCAGCTCGACGGACGAGGACAACAGCGTCACCGTCAACGTGCTCGCCAACGACACCGACCCGGACACCAGCGACTCGCTGACCGTGACGAGCGCCAGCGTGACGACGGGCCTGGGCAGCGCGACGACCGACGGGGCCAGCGTCACCTTCAACCCCGGCTCTGCGTACAACTATCTGGCTGACGGTGAGTCCGCGGACGTCGTCGTGAGCTACAGCATCAGCGACGGTCACGGTGGCACCAGCAACTCGAACGTCGCAATCACGATCACCGGCACCAACGACGGCCCCACGGCCGTGGCCGACACCAGCTCGACGGACGAGGACAACAGCGTCACCGTCAACGTGGTGGCCAACGACACCGACCCGGACACCAGCGACTCGCTGACCGTGACGAGCGCCAGCGTGACGACAGGGCTAGGCAGTGCGACCACCGACGGGGCCGGCGTCACCTACAACCCCGGTACTGCGTACAACTACCTGGCTGACGGTGAGTCCGCGGACGTCGTCGTGAGCTACAGCATCAGCGACGGTCACGGTGGCACCAGCAACTCGAACGTCGCAATCACGGTCACCGGCACCAACGACGAAGTGCTGGTCTCGGCCTCCAGCGTCACCGCGGGCACCGTGTTCGAGGACACCCCGGCCGGCCACGTGGCAAGCGGCGCGATCGATTTTTCCGATGTGGACCTGAGCGACACCCACCAGGCCGCCTTTGTCGCGGCTGCAGGCAACACCACCGCGTTGGGCACGTTCGCGCTGGGCGCGGTGAGCGAGGCCGCCGACGCCGCCACGGGTTCCGTGCGCTGGACCTACACCCTCGACGACACGTCCGCGCAGTCCCTGGCCGCGAACCAGTCCGTCACCGAGACCTACACCGTCACGCTGGATGACCAGAACGGCGATACCACCACCCAGGACGTGACCGTCACCATCACGGGGACCAACGACGAAGTGCTGGTCTCCGGCGCGGTCGACACCGGCGCCGTCGCCGAGGACGGCACGGCCAGCGCCAGCGGCACGGTGAACTTCACCGACGTGGACCTCACCGACGTCCACCTGGTGACGTCGGCCCAGACGTCCAGCGACTACACCGCCTCGATGGGCACGTTCACGGCGGAGAAGACCGCCGACACCACCGGCAGCGGCACCGGGGGTGTGGTCAGCTGGAGCTACGCCATCGACAACGATGCGGCCCAGGCGCTGGCCAACGGCCAGGCGGTGCACGAAGTGCACACCATCACCGTCAACGACCAGAACGGCGACACCACCACCCAGGACGTGACGGTCACCATCACCGGCGTCAACGACGACGTGCTGGTGTCCGGCGCGGTCGCCACGGGCGCCGTCGCCGAGGACGGCACGGCCAGCGCCAGCGGCAGCATGAACTTCACCGACGCGGACCTCACGGACGTGCACCTGGTCACCTCCGCCCAGACTTCCAGCGACTACGCCGCCTCGATGGGGACCTTCACGGCGGAGAAGACCGCCGACACCACCGGCAGCGGCACCGGCGGTGTGGTCAGCTGGAGCTACGCCATCGACAACGATGCGGCCCAGGCGCTGGCCAACGGCCAGGCGGTGCACGAAGTGCACACCATCACCGTCAACGACCAGAACGGCGACACCACGACGCAGGACGTGACCGTCACGATCACCGGCACGAACGACGAGGTCCTGGTCAGCGGTGCAGTCGCTACGGGCGCGGTCGAAGAGAACGGCACCGCGCAAGCCGTCGGGACGGTGAACTTCACGGACGTCGACCTGGCCGACGACCACGTGGTCACCTCGGCGGTCTTGTCGAGCAGTTACGGCACGCCTCTCGGCACGTTCACGACGCTGGAAACATCGGACACGACCGGCACGGGCACCGGTGGTGTCGTCAATTGGACCTATGACATCGACAACACTGCAGCACACCAACTGGCCTATGGCCAGGTCGCGACGGAAGTCCACCGCATCACGATCGACGACCAAAGCGGCGACACCGTCACGCAGGACGTGACGATCACCGTCACCGGGACGTCCTTGCCCACTGCCTCCGTGGCCGTTGCCCCGGCTTCGGTGCAGGAAGACGGGGCCACCAACCTGGCCTACACCGTCACGCTGGACCATGCCTCGGCGTTCGACACCACGGTGAACTACACCATGGGCGGTACGGCGACCGCGGGATCCGACTACGCGGCGCCCACCGGCTCCATCGTGATTGCCGCGGGCGACACGACGGGCACCATCAGGATCGACCCGACGGCCGATGGCACCTACGAAGCCGACGAAACCGTCGTCCTCACCCTCACCGGCGGCAGCACCAACTCCCAGGCGATCGGCCTGAGCGCCACCAATGCGTCCGCCACGGGAACGATCACGAACGACGACGCCGTGCCCACCGCCTCGGTAGCGGTGGCCCCGGCTTCAGTGCTGGAAGACGGCGCCACCAACCTGACCTACACCGTCTCGCTGGACCACGCCTCGGCGTTCGACACCACGGTGAACTACGCCATGGGCGGCACGGCCACGTCGGGAACCGACTACGCAGCGCCCACCGGCTCCATCGTGATCGCCGCCGGCGATACCACCGGCACGATCACCATCGACCCGGCGGCAGACACCACGTACGAAGCCAACGAAACGGTCGTGCTCGCCCTCACCGGCGGCAGCACCAACTCCCAGGCGATCGGCCTGAGCGCCACCAATGCGTCCGCCACGGGAACGATCACGAACGACGACGCCGTGCCCACCGCCTCGGTAGCGGTGTCCCCGGCTTCAGTGCTGGAAGACGGTGCGACCAACCTGACCTACACGGTCACCCTGGACCATGCCTCGGCGTTCGCGACCACCGTGAACTACACGACGGGCGGAACCGCGACTTCGGGAACCGACTACGCGGCGCCCACGGGCTCCATCGTGATTGCCGCCGGCGACACCACCGGCACCGTCACGATTGACCCGACGGCTGATACCACCTACGAAGCCAACGAGACCGTCGTGCTGAGCCTCACGGGCGGCAGCACCAACTCGCAGGCGATCGGCATCAGCGCCACGAACTCCTCCGCCACGGGAACGATCACCAACGACGACGCCGTGCCCACGGCATCCGTGACCATTCCGCCTCCCAATGCGGTAACGGAGGACGGCGCGACCAACTTGACCTACAACGTCACGCTCGACCACGCCTCCGCATTCGCCACCACGGTGAACTACACGATGGGCGGCACGGCCACCTCGGGAACCGACTACGCGGCGCCCACGGGCTCCATCGTGATTGCCGCCGGCAACACCACCGGCACCGTCACGATCGACCCGACGGCCGATACCACCTACGAAGCCAACGAAACGGTCGTGCTGGCGCTCACCGGCGGCACCACCAACTCCCAGGCCATCGGCTTGAGCGGCACGAATTCGTCCGCCACCGGAACGATCACCAACGACGACGCCGTCCCCACAGCGTCGGTGGCGGTGTCCCCCGCATCGATGAACGAGGATGCGAGCGGGGTGATGACCTACACCGTCTCGCTCAATCGGGCGTCGGCGTTCGCCACGACCGTGAACTTCACGTTGTCCGGAACGGCCACGAACCCGGGCGACTACACGCCATCGACCACGGGTTCGGTCGTCATCGCGGCGGGCGCCACCAGCGCGACGGTGACGGTCGACCCCACGGTGGACACGGTCGTCGAACCGAACGAGACCGTGGTGATGACCCTGACCGGCGGAACGACCAATGGCCAGGCCATCAGCCTGGGCACCGCCGTCGCCACCGGCACGATCCTGAACGACGACGTCGCGGACACCACGCCGCCGACGCTCGACATGACCGCCAACCCTCCGAACGTGCCCAGCGGCAATACCACGACGGTCACCTTCCAGTTCAGCGAGGCGGTTTCCGGGTTCACCTTTGCGGACGTGACCATCAATTCCGGAACGGCTACCGCAGCCAACTTCACGAAAGTCGACGCGGACACCTACACGCTGCTGGTTACCAGGAACGCCGGAGGCAACAGCCCCCTGACGGTGTCCGTGGCGAGCGGCAGCTACACCGACCTGGCGGGCAACCTCGGTGGCGGTGCCAGCGTCGAGGTCAGGCGGGACCCGTCCAACAACTTGACCGCGACAACAGTCAACCTCGCATTCGCCGCCTTGGCCATGCAGGACGACTTGCTGGTTCCCACCGGTGACCAGCCGATTGCAACGGACTCGACGACCAGCGACGGCGAATCTCCTGATTCCATGACCGCGCTGTTGGGCGTCCAGGCCGAGGACCCGAGCGCCTCGAGTTCCGTTTGGAACGAGCAGCCCTCCAGCGCGGACACCGCCGCCTTGGCACTCGCAAGCGAAGCGCCTTTGCCGCCCCCCGGCCCGGTGGACATCGTCGGGGCCAACGCGCTGGACGCCACGGCTGCAGAAACGGCGCTCCCCGCGCCGGTCGTGAGCCCCGAGTCGGGCGCTGCGACGCAGGTCGCCACGTCCGACAACAGCCACAACATCATCATTGGCGACGCCACTGGCATCACCGGGGTGTCCATCGCTGACAAGGGGCTGCCAGCGAGTTCGACGACCAGCGAGGACTCGGCTTCTGGAACGACCACCGCGGCCTCGGAGGCCGATGCTCAGGATCCGGGCGCTCCCGTCGTCGTGGCCGACGCCCAGCCGGACAGCGTCGAGACCGGCACGTCGACCCCCGCGACCGACGCGGACCTGCCGGCGGGCAGTGCCACGAGCAGCAGCGGCGGGGCCGAGACGAGCCCCACTGCGCCCCAGCCGCCGCTCCAGGCGTCGGATGCGAGCCTGCAGCCGCAGGATGCAGCTCGGGTCGCCACGCCAGACAGCAGCCCCGAGGTCATCGGCAACGACGCTGCGAGCTCCACGCCTGTCGTCGACGCGAGCAGCACGCTTCCCGGCGATCAATCCGTCGACGATCAGGCGACGGGCGTCAACTCCGGCACGGCCACAGCCACCGGCGCCGGCCCGGCCCCGGTGAGCGACGCCGGCGCCACGCCCGCGACCAACCCGGAGGTCCCGCTGTCCGGCATCGCAAGCGCATCGACGGGTTCGGCCGACAGCGCCGACCACGCTGATGCGGTTCCGCTGGCATCCGGCAGTTCGCCTGAAACGCTGACGGGTGAACCACCGGTGACCTCGACGCCCGCCCCCGCCCCCTCCGTGGCGCCCACTGGTGCCAGCGACGGCGCTTCCGATCCGCCCGTCGCGCAAGCCGGCGCGTTGCTGCCCAGCGGTGCCCCGGTCGCGCCGGCCGGCTCGCCAACCAGTGCGGCCAGCCTGGAAAGCGGCACATCGACCATCGCCATCGAGGCGGGCCTCCCGCCGAGTCCTGCCCCGGACAGCGGCGTCGCAACGAGCGCGCCGGCCGCCGCAGTGTCCGTCCCGGTGTCGGATGCGAGCTTGTCGCAGGATGGCGCGCAGGTGACTACGCCAGAGAGCAGCTCCAACGTCATCGGCATCGACACTGCGACACCCGTGGTCGCGGCCAGCCCAGGCAGCACGGTGCCCGCTGGCGACCAGACAACGACGGCCAACACGGGCACCGTGGAAGCGAGTGGCAGCGCCACCGTGGCCGTCGACCCGTCCGGCACCGGCGGCATCGGCAGCACGGACGCCACCGTCGCCACGGGCGGCGCAAGCATTGCAAGCAGCACGGACGGCACGGCGGGCACGAGCAGCACGAGCAGCACGGGCACCGCGAGCGCCGACGCAACCAGCACCGTGAGCGGCACCACCGGCACGGCGGCCGCGTCCGACGGCGCGCCCACCGCGCAGGTTTCCCTCGGGAACGCTGCCGGGCAAGCTGCCTCGAACGAGCAGGTCGCAGCGCCAAAGGACGCTCCCGTTGCGGCAGCTGCACCTGACACCGCTCCCACGACGCCCGGCACCGGCGCGGCCGTGAACACGGCTGGGTCCACGGACGACGTCATCGCGGGCACGAGCGGCGCCGATTTCCTCACCGGCGGCGCCGGCAGCGACACCTTCGTGTGGCACGCCGGCGAGCTGGGCGCGGTGGACACGATCACGGACTTCACGGCCGGAGAGCACGGCGACGTACTGGCGATCGGCGCGCTGCTGAACGGATACAGCGCGGGCTCCGACCTGTCGCAGTTCGTCCACGTGACCGAGTCCGCAGGAGGAACCATGGTCAGCATCGATCCCACCGGCCATGGCGAATTCCACGACCTGGTCCTGCTCCAGGGGGTGACGGGCGTGGACCCCGGGACGCTCATGGGGCACATCACGCCCTATCCGCTGGCCTGA